One part of the Spirochaetota bacterium genome encodes these proteins:
- the bamE gene encoding outer membrane protein assembly factor BamE: MKRALGVMAVVAIAFIFIAADKTPSADELIDQLGARHSKVFCKYGVPIKMHIDRGPTKEEDYIIFDYLQFGFVFHREMIRQVLFYPEWKGGKIRNINIGMTKDQVLKIMGTPEEEVPLNDGRTRITYLEPDKYFDVILSTSNVVTMVRFEVK; encoded by the coding sequence ATGAAGCGTGCATTAGGCGTAATGGCCGTTGTGGCGATAGCTTTCATTTTTATTGCTGCAGACAAAACACCATCAGCAGATGAATTAATTGATCAGCTTGGTGCGCGTCACTCAAAGGTTTTTTGTAAGTATGGCGTTCCAATCAAAATGCATATTGACAGGGGCCCAACTAAAGAAGAAGATTACATTATCTTTGATTACCTGCAGTTTGGTTTTGTGTTCCACAGGGAAATGATACGACAGGTACTGTTTTATCCGGAATGGAAAGGTGGAAAGATCAGAAATATAAATATTGGTATGACCAAAGACCAGGTACTCAAAATTATGGGGACACCTGAAGAAGAGGTTCCATTAAATGATGGACGGACTAGGATAACATATTTAGAACCAGATAAGTATTTTGATGTTATCCTATCAACGAGTAACGTTGTAACGATGGTGAGATTTGAAGTTAAATAA
- a CDS encoding metal-dependent transcriptional regulator, whose translation MKMRRRQGNPFNVSDYTNTSGDIPLSPNMEDYMENISMLLKEHDVVRVKDIAKKLNIKMPSVTAALQKLKEKGLVDYEKYGHVQLTDKGKEVANTIYEKHSFLTEFFKDILSMDTHEAEQQACKLEHHLSNDASNRMQRFVEFYKQEQLDGQQWITRLDSVLEEKRLSELKEGEKAEIIRILGSGPLKKRLLEMGFRKGEIIHVIKYAPLKDPIEISIKDFLLSIRVEEAHSIIVKPLGNQNHD comes from the coding sequence ATGAAAATGAGACGAAGACAGGGAAACCCTTTTAATGTTAGTGATTACACCAATACCTCTGGTGATATCCCACTTTCGCCCAATATGGAAGATTATATGGAAAACATCTCAATGCTTTTAAAAGAGCATGATGTTGTCCGTGTTAAAGATATTGCTAAAAAACTCAATATAAAGATGCCCAGCGTAACCGCTGCATTGCAAAAGCTTAAGGAAAAAGGACTTGTTGATTATGAAAAATACGGGCATGTGCAACTTACTGATAAAGGCAAAGAGGTGGCCAACACCATCTATGAAAAGCATTCTTTTCTTACAGAGTTTTTTAAAGATATACTCAGCATGGATACACATGAAGCAGAACAACAGGCCTGCAAATTAGAGCATCATCTAAGCAATGACGCCAGTAACCGTATGCAGCGTTTTGTGGAATTTTATAAGCAGGAACAACTTGATGGCCAGCAATGGATTACAAGGCTTGATAGCGTACTGGAAGAAAAGCGCTTAAGTGAGCTCAAAGAAGGCGAAAAAGCAGAAATTATACGGATATTAGGGAGTGGTCCTTTAAAAAAGCGCTTGCTTGAAATGGGATTCAGAAAAGGCGAAATCATTCACGTTATAAAATATGCACCATTGAAAGATCCTATTGAAATTTCAATTAAGGATTTTTTACTTTCTATTCGTGTTGAAGAAGCACATTCTATTATTGTAAAACCATTGGGAAACCAAAACCATGACTAA